A stretch of Alkalicella caledoniensis DNA encodes these proteins:
- a CDS encoding methionine ABC transporter permease — MVEFLKQLMPNVINLFPDLVKAFNDTIAMVTIAGFIAALLGVPIGVILTVTRENNLMENKLLNSVLGKVVNTFRSLPFVILLTAIIPITRFLVGTTIGLKGAVVPLIFASTPFVARQIESALLEVDKGVIEAAKSMGSSPFQIIYRVLLVEALPGIIYALTITTVSLIGFSAVAGTVGGGGLGDFAIRYGYQYFRTDVMVVTTIILLLIVNVVQTVGDYLLKRLSH, encoded by the coding sequence ATGGTGGAGTTTTTGAAACAGTTGATGCCCAACGTCATCAATCTATTTCCTGATTTAGTTAAAGCTTTTAATGATACCATTGCCATGGTTACAATTGCAGGATTCATTGCTGCACTTTTGGGAGTGCCCATAGGGGTAATTCTTACTGTTACCCGCGAGAATAACCTTATGGAAAATAAGCTGTTAAATTCAGTTCTAGGTAAAGTTGTAAATACTTTCAGATCGTTACCCTTTGTAATACTGTTGACTGCTATTATACCTATTACCAGATTTTTAGTGGGTACAACAATTGGCTTAAAGGGTGCAGTGGTACCTCTCATCTTCGCTTCCACTCCCTTTGTGGCTAGACAAATAGAGTCAGCTTTACTTGAAGTTGATAAAGGTGTCATTGAAGCTGCTAAGTCCATGGGGTCGAGTCCCTTTCAGATTATTTACAGGGTACTACTAGTGGAAGCCCTTCCTGGTATAATCTATGCACTTACCATAACAACAGTAAGTCTAATTGGGTTCTCTGCTGTTGCAGGAACTGTAGGTGGTGGGGGGTTAGGAGACTTTGCCATAAGATATGGATACCAATACTTCAGAACAGATGTCATGGTTGTTACGACAATTATATTATTACTGATAGTAAATGTTGTTCAGACCGTGGGGGATTATTTGTTAAAGAGATTGAGTCATTAA
- a CDS encoding pyridoxal phosphate-dependent aminotransferase encodes MPKISKRLDFFTDSLIRRMTRVANKYGATNLSQGFPDFDPPQELVNELKKVADTGPHQYEITWGSQKFREALAKKQSKYMGLAINPDTDIVVTCGSTEAMMVAMMTVCDHGDKVIVFSPFYENYVADTILCGAEPIYVPLHPPQFSFDKDELRSAFAQNPKALVLCNPSNPTGKVFSRDELDYIAQLAIEYDTFVIADEVYEHIVLPPFEHTYIASLPGMYERTISCSSLSKTYSITGWRLGYIIAPSFITENARKVHDFLTVGAAAPLQAAALAGLNLPDSYYIKLQNLYDNKKKVFLKGLDEAGLKYVEPQGAYYVMVDISEFWDGSDVVFCEWMAKEVGVAAVPGSSFFKEDINKYVRFHFAKKEETLIEATNKLAFLREKAAKGNLLNIN; translated from the coding sequence ATGCCTAAGATAAGTAAACGTCTTGATTTTTTCACTGATTCTCTTATAAGAAGAATGACCCGTGTGGCTAATAAATATGGGGCTACTAACCTTTCTCAGGGTTTTCCCGATTTTGATCCACCACAAGAGCTTGTGAATGAACTAAAAAAAGTTGCAGATACTGGACCTCATCAATACGAAATAACTTGGGGTTCACAAAAATTTCGAGAAGCTTTAGCTAAAAAGCAAAGTAAGTACATGGGGTTAGCTATAAACCCAGATACAGATATTGTAGTAACCTGTGGAAGTACAGAAGCAATGATGGTTGCCATGATGACTGTGTGCGACCACGGAGATAAAGTTATCGTTTTCTCACCCTTTTATGAAAACTATGTAGCCGATACTATCCTTTGTGGGGCTGAACCAATTTATGTACCCCTTCATCCTCCCCAGTTTTCATTCGATAAAGATGAGCTAAGGAGTGCATTTGCACAAAATCCTAAAGCCCTTGTATTGTGTAACCCTTCAAACCCCACAGGAAAAGTATTTTCCCGTGACGAGCTTGATTATATAGCACAGCTGGCTATAGAGTATGATACTTTCGTTATAGCCGATGAGGTTTATGAACATATAGTTTTACCTCCCTTTGAGCACACATATATTGCCTCCCTACCAGGAATGTATGAAAGAACTATCTCGTGTAGTTCCTTATCAAAAACTTACTCAATAACTGGCTGGAGATTAGGGTATATAATAGCACCAAGTTTTATAACAGAAAATGCTAGAAAAGTTCACGATTTCCTTACGGTGGGGGCGGCAGCTCCTTTGCAGGCAGCTGCTTTAGCTGGGCTTAATCTTCCAGATTCATATTATATAAAATTACAAAATCTTTATGACAATAAAAAGAAAGTCTTTCTAAAAGGTTTAGATGAAGCTGGGCTAAAGTATGTAGAGCCTCAAGGTGCTTACTATGTCATGGTGGATATCTCAGAGTTCTGGGATGGCAGCGATGTGGTATTTTGTGAATGGATGGCAAAGGAAGTGGGTGTTGCAGCAGTGCCAGGTTCTAGTTTCTTCAAAGAGGATATTAACAAATATGTGAGATTTCACTTTGCAAAAAAAGAAGAAACATTAATTGAAGCTACAAATAAACTAGCTTTTCTAAGAGAAAAAGCTGCTAAAGGGAATCTACTAAATATAAATTGA
- the larA gene encoding nickel-dependent lactate racemase: protein MDKYKFKYGRKDIDIVLPSKSIIQTLKPKNSTNINDIEGELIRVLENPVGSKPLKDIVKSGEKVVIVISDITRAWIKNHLFLIHIVNYLNDLGINDNSIKIIVALGTHRPSTLQEVQILVGEELYSRVKVFDHNCFDDNNLMYMGESSFGTPIYINKRVAEADRVILTGGIVFHLFAGFGGGAKSLVPGVAGLKTIQHNHRLTFYEGEGAGLNPNAGSNKISDNPMREDITEICRKFSPDFLFNVVLDTEGNFVKFVGGDFEKAWLKGCDYIRELYGIEIREKAEIIVASAGGYPKDMNLYQSVKTMDNCLYGGNEDSVIVLFSECSEGLGAEEFLSWFRYSTLEDMEKALKENFTVPGYAAYKTAYTGVFRKLILVSALPDETVKKLGFIPAGSPEEAMNVAYSLAPSNPKITLMPYGGNTLPIVFK, encoded by the coding sequence ATGGATAAGTATAAATTTAAGTATGGCAGGAAAGACATTGACATAGTTTTACCATCAAAAAGTATCATTCAAACACTTAAACCAAAGAATTCAACTAACATTAATGATATTGAGGGTGAGTTAATTAGAGTATTAGAAAACCCTGTAGGCTCAAAACCCTTAAAGGATATTGTTAAATCAGGAGAAAAAGTTGTGATTGTTATAAGCGATATTACTAGGGCTTGGATAAAGAATCACCTCTTCCTTATCCACATAGTAAACTATTTAAATGATCTAGGGATTAATGACAATAGCATAAAAATAATTGTTGCACTGGGGACCCACCGTCCATCCACATTGCAGGAAGTTCAAATATTGGTGGGAGAAGAACTATACTCAAGGGTAAAGGTTTTTGACCACAACTGCTTTGATGATAATAACCTTATGTATATGGGAGAATCCAGTTTTGGTACTCCCATATATATAAACAAAAGGGTAGCGGAAGCAGATCGCGTTATTTTAACAGGTGGAATTGTGTTCCATCTGTTCGCAGGCTTTGGTGGTGGAGCTAAAAGCTTAGTTCCTGGTGTTGCTGGTCTTAAAACAATTCAACATAACCATCGCCTTACCTTCTACGAAGGTGAAGGAGCAGGTCTTAACCCAAATGCTGGGTCAAACAAAATATCAGATAACCCAATGCGAGAAGATATCACTGAAATATGTCGTAAATTTTCCCCAGACTTTCTGTTCAATGTTGTTTTAGATACAGAAGGCAACTTTGTTAAATTTGTGGGTGGCGATTTTGAAAAAGCATGGCTTAAAGGCTGTGACTATATTAGAGAGCTCTATGGTATAGAAATAAGAGAAAAGGCAGAAATCATCGTTGCATCAGCAGGTGGGTATCCAAAGGACATGAACTTATACCAGAGTGTAAAAACCATGGATAACTGTCTTTATGGTGGCAATGAAGATAGTGTTATTGTTTTATTCTCTGAATGCAGCGAAGGGTTAGGAGCTGAAGAATTTTTAAGCTGGTTTAGGTATAGTACCCTGGAAGACATGGAAAAAGCTCTTAAGGAGAACTTTACGGTACCTGGCTATGCAGCATATAAAACAGCTTATACAGGTGTATTTAGGAAACTTATCTTGGTTTCTGCACTACCTGATGAAACTGTGAAAAAACTAGGTTTCATACCCGCTGGTTCACCAGAAGAAGCCATGAATGTAGCCTATTCATTAGCTCCTAGCAACCCCAAAATAACTTTAATGCCTTATGGAGGGAATACATTACCTATAGTTTTTAAGTAA
- a CDS encoding MetQ/NlpA family ABC transporter substrate-binding protein: MKKIIGIVLSLIILLGLTACGSNNDSENTLVIGVTGGPHEEIGKKIKEIAAKEDLEIKLVVFNEYVQPNIQLHEKQLDVNIFQHQPYLDQFNKDRNYNIVSIASTINFPMGVYSNKLESLDELVTGDKIGLPNDLTNQGRALILFESAGIIKLKEGTGIGATVRDIAENPKNLEFIELDAPIILRTLPDLAVAAINTNFIIEAGMNPVRDSIFIEPQDSPWVNVIATRPELKDDARVKRLIEIYHSEEIRDFIWEAFDGSIVPGF, encoded by the coding sequence ATGAAAAAAATAATTGGAATTGTATTATCACTAATCATACTTTTAGGCCTTACAGCCTGTGGTTCAAACAATGACTCTGAAAACACCCTAGTTATCGGTGTAACAGGTGGACCCCATGAAGAAATCGGCAAAAAAATCAAAGAGATAGCTGCAAAGGAAGATTTGGAAATTAAACTAGTTGTGTTCAATGAGTATGTTCAGCCTAATATTCAATTACACGAAAAACAGCTTGATGTTAATATATTTCAACATCAGCCATATCTAGATCAGTTTAACAAAGACCGTAACTACAACATAGTAAGTATCGCTTCAACTATTAATTTTCCAATGGGTGTTTACTCAAATAAGTTAGAATCCCTAGATGAACTAGTAACAGGTGACAAAATAGGTCTACCAAATGATCTTACAAACCAAGGAAGGGCTCTAATTCTATTTGAGTCAGCAGGTATTATTAAACTAAAAGAAGGTACTGGTATTGGTGCCACAGTTAGGGATATTGCAGAAAATCCAAAGAATCTTGAATTTATTGAACTAGATGCTCCAATTATCTTACGTACCCTTCCTGATTTAGCTGTAGCGGCCATAAACACAAACTTCATAATTGAAGCAGGTATGAACCCAGTTAGGGACTCAATTTTTATCGAACCTCAAGACTCACCATGGGTTAACGTTATAGCCACTAGACCTGAGTTGAAGGACGATGCCCGGGTTAAAAGACTTATTGAAATTTACCACTCCGAGGAAATCCGTGATTTCATTTGGGAAGCCTTTGATGGTTCTATAGTGCCTGGTTTTTAG
- a CDS encoding IS1182 family transposase, whose protein sequence is MSFIQGTDRKQKTMFPDCIEDYIGEDNPVRVIDEYVKLVNMSAFTKSKEHRRGAPGYHPSVLLKLYLYGYVNGIRSSRKLETESHRNIEVVWLLQKLKPDFKTIADFRKENKTQLKQVFKDFTKLCKDLKLLGEEFIAIDGTKIQANNSKKNNFSKKKIQRHKQYIEDKVNSYLDLLESSDKDDSPKLKYTPEEIQQKIEKLKERKIKFEELEKKLQDSESNEISTVDEDARLMDNKNNGVTVAYNIQTAVDSKHGIIVAYDVTNNPADQGNLNSLAEKAKDIFGKRKLEVAADKGYYQADDLMKCERNETTVYLPKQSYSNATGDKDFYGDKFTYVPEKDLYICPLGHELRRINHKSKEPKRIKYRNYDACKNCESKSKCTTAAKGRIINRSPNQDFLDTIDARTEANMDKYLQRQMIVEHPYGTIKRTMNAGYFLTRGMDSVTTETALVLLAYNFKRVINIIGVKELLRILVALRPTLSLYFYMFKSYCTKRQEIYG, encoded by the coding sequence ATGTCATTTATACAAGGTACAGATAGAAAGCAAAAAACAATGTTTCCTGACTGCATAGAAGATTACATAGGTGAGGATAATCCCGTTAGGGTAATTGATGAATACGTAAAACTGGTCAATATGAGTGCATTCACTAAATCAAAGGAACACCGCAGAGGTGCACCAGGATATCATCCCTCTGTTTTATTGAAGTTATATCTATATGGGTATGTAAATGGCATAAGATCATCTAGAAAGCTAGAAACAGAATCTCACAGGAATATAGAAGTGGTTTGGCTATTACAAAAACTAAAACCTGATTTTAAAACAATAGCTGATTTCAGGAAAGAAAATAAAACTCAGCTAAAACAAGTTTTCAAGGATTTTACTAAGTTGTGTAAGGATCTCAAACTATTAGGCGAGGAATTCATAGCAATAGATGGGACTAAAATTCAAGCTAATAATTCAAAGAAGAATAATTTCTCAAAGAAAAAAATACAAAGACACAAACAATATATCGAAGATAAGGTTAATTCCTATCTAGATTTGTTAGAAAGCAGTGACAAAGACGATTCACCTAAACTTAAGTATACACCTGAAGAAATTCAGCAAAAAATTGAAAAACTCAAGGAGCGTAAAATTAAATTTGAAGAGTTGGAAAAAAAACTACAGGATAGCGAAAGTAATGAAATATCTACAGTTGACGAAGATGCTAGGCTTATGGACAACAAAAACAATGGTGTTACTGTAGCATATAACATACAAACAGCTGTAGACTCTAAGCATGGTATTATAGTCGCATATGATGTTACAAACAATCCCGCAGATCAAGGTAACCTAAATTCACTTGCAGAAAAGGCTAAAGATATATTTGGAAAAAGGAAACTTGAAGTAGCGGCAGATAAAGGCTATTACCAAGCAGACGACCTCATGAAATGTGAGAGAAACGAAACAACAGTCTATTTGCCAAAACAGTCGTATTCTAACGCCACAGGAGACAAAGATTTCTACGGAGATAAATTTACTTATGTGCCTGAAAAAGACTTATATATTTGTCCTTTGGGCCATGAATTACGCAGAATAAACCACAAATCAAAAGAACCAAAAAGAATAAAATATAGAAACTACGATGCCTGTAAAAACTGTGAATCAAAAAGCAAATGCACCACTGCAGCCAAAGGCAGGATAATAAATCGGTCACCTAACCAAGATTTTTTGGATACTATAGATGCTAGAACAGAAGCAAATATGGACAAATACCTACAAAGGCAGATGATTGTTGAGCATCCTTATGGAACCATCAAAAGGACAATGAATGCTGGGTATTTTTTAACAAGAGGGATGGATTCTGTAACTACAGAGACAGCCCTAGTTTTGCTAGCCTATAATTTTAAAAGAGTAATAAATATTATAGGAGTGAAAGAACTACTAAGGATATTAGTAGCTCTTAGACCCACTTTATCATTGTATTTTTATATGTTTAAGTCATATTGCACCAAAAGACAGGAAATTTACGGCTAA
- a CDS encoding GNAT family N-acetyltransferase, with protein sequence MEVIKYTCPKEFFDLVEEYLLADEVINNLPLGILYNLVKNQQNLKGQPFLAAVTDNGQLELVMIKTGNNNLVVHGEGAKLKEAIICAMDYIVDNKVPIPGVIGLREVADNFAKLWSEKDLSPVKIDMEQLIYKLDRVNPIKYSEGNIRLAMDDDIELLTQWIYEFMKEALGADNKAHAQNFVEISIKDSSLYIWEDQGPVSLAKKTRPTKNGIVINSVYTPKDKRGKGYASSCVASLSQLLLDEGYQFCSLYTDLSNPTSNKIYTEIGYVPIAESVVYKF encoded by the coding sequence ATGGAAGTTATAAAGTATACTTGCCCAAAGGAGTTTTTTGACTTAGTAGAAGAGTATTTGTTAGCAGACGAAGTAATTAACAATTTGCCCTTGGGTATATTATATAATCTTGTAAAAAACCAGCAAAACTTGAAAGGGCAACCCTTTTTAGCTGCGGTTACTGACAATGGCCAGTTAGAACTTGTAATGATTAAGACAGGAAACAATAACTTGGTGGTTCATGGAGAAGGAGCTAAATTAAAAGAAGCAATTATTTGTGCTATGGATTACATAGTAGATAATAAAGTGCCAATACCCGGTGTAATAGGTCTCAGGGAGGTTGCAGATAATTTCGCAAAGCTATGGAGTGAAAAAGATCTATCCCCTGTGAAAATTGATATGGAACAACTAATATATAAACTAGATAGAGTTAACCCAATTAAGTATAGTGAAGGAAATATAAGACTTGCTATGGATGATGATATAGAACTTTTGACTCAATGGATTTATGAGTTTATGAAGGAAGCATTGGGTGCAGACAACAAAGCTCATGCACAAAACTTTGTGGAAATCAGCATCAAAGATTCATCCCTTTATATATGGGAGGACCAGGGGCCTGTATCCTTAGCAAAGAAAACTAGACCTACTAAAAATGGTATAGTAATAAACTCCGTTTATACCCCCAAAGACAAAAGAGGTAAAGGATATGCCAGCTCATGTGTTGCTAGCCTAAGTCAGTTACTCCTAGATGAGGGATATCAGTTCTGCAGCCTATACACAGACCTATCAAACCCAACTTCAAACAAAATCTACACAGAAATCGGCTATGTACCAATAGCAGAATCTGTAGTATATAAATTTTAG
- a CDS encoding LuxR family transcriptional regulator produces METNNFQKRVLESLTRCKEKKISPQNTMPLVTVDENSLGLILDSNEMLVNKFTDLTEEILGYMGKGTLIILTDPKGILLKVGKSCDVEILLYPGASFTEESLGTNAISMAMELEGTAFLEPEQHYLDFFKKWYCYAKPLVKDKEIIGYIDITTINEKMRGELKVVANMLADRITIEMKGNKNPKEISVPLSDVQISVLRLMAKGHSNKEITDILNASPNTIKYHRKIIFKKLQSSNANEAVAKAYEIGLI; encoded by the coding sequence ATGGAAACTAATAATTTTCAAAAGAGAGTTTTAGAATCTTTGACGAGATGTAAGGAGAAAAAAATTTCACCTCAAAATACCATGCCACTGGTTACAGTTGACGAAAATTCTTTAGGCCTAATACTAGATAGTAATGAGATGTTAGTTAATAAATTTACGGATTTAACAGAGGAAATATTAGGATACATGGGCAAGGGGACTTTAATTATTCTCACTGACCCAAAGGGCATATTACTAAAAGTAGGAAAATCTTGTGACGTGGAAATACTCTTATACCCAGGAGCCTCATTCACTGAAGAAAGCTTGGGGACCAATGCCATATCAATGGCCATGGAGCTAGAAGGGACAGCCTTTTTAGAGCCAGAGCAACATTATTTAGACTTCTTTAAAAAGTGGTATTGCTACGCTAAACCACTTGTAAAGGATAAGGAAATAATCGGTTATATAGATATAACTACAATAAATGAGAAAATGCGTGGTGAGCTCAAAGTTGTAGCTAACATGTTAGCAGATAGAATTACCATTGAGATGAAAGGTAATAAGAATCCTAAAGAAATATCTGTTCCCTTAAGTGATGTCCAAATAAGTGTACTGAGACTAATGGCTAAGGGGCACTCCAACAAGGAGATAACAGATATTCTAAATGCAAGTCCTAACACAATAAAGTATCATAGAAAAATCATTTTCAAAAAACTGCAATCCTCTAATGCAAATGAAGCAGTAGCAAAGGCATATGAAATAGGACTTATATAA
- a CDS encoding LURP-one-related/scramblase family protein, which translates to MRYIMKQKLFSIKDKFTIQDETENTAYLIEGTLFTLGNRLSFQNKYGEELLNIKQKVLSFITTYEILKDEQVYAIVKKEPFTLFRSKFTIEVYNGDYIEVQGNFIDHEYQFTKGQYTIGSVSKEFFSWSDTYGIDVAEGEDDELILACAVIIDMISHNGKRR; encoded by the coding sequence ATGCGTTATATAATGAAACAGAAACTATTTTCAATTAAAGATAAATTCACTATTCAAGATGAAACAGAAAACACAGCATACCTTATAGAAGGAACACTTTTTACGTTAGGCAATAGGTTATCATTTCAAAATAAATACGGGGAAGAGCTACTGAATATTAAACAAAAGGTATTATCCTTTATAACAACCTATGAAATTCTTAAAGATGAACAAGTATATGCTATTGTAAAGAAAGAACCATTCACATTGTTTAGGTCAAAATTTACAATAGAAGTTTATAATGGTGACTATATTGAAGTGCAAGGCAATTTCATAGACCACGAATATCAATTCACTAAAGGACAATACACAATTGGGTCTGTTTCAAAGGAGTTTTTCTCTTGGTCAGATACCTATGGGATAGACGTGGCTGAAGGTGAAGATGATGAACTTATTCTAGCCTGCGCAGTAATAATAGATATGATTAGCCACAACGGTAAAAGAAGATAA
- a CDS encoding methionine ABC transporter ATP-binding protein, with protein MILLENITKTYGSKGTAVHALKNVNLHVEQGDIYGIIGYSGAGKSTLIRCINLLESPDEGKVTVNGIELTALKDIELRRKREKIGMIFQHFNLMSRRTIFSNVAYPLKGKGLTKKQIEEKVINLLKLVGIQDKANAYPAQLSGGQKQRVGIARALANDPDVLLCDEATSALDPQTTRSILNLLKDINEKLNLTIVLITHQMDVIKEICNKVAVMENGEIVEVGDVLNVFFSPQAKITKEFVASTMGYESIDSFLEYDLASKPGEVQRLVKISFMGKKTSQAFISKISMDYGVFASILFGNIEHIQGVPLGNLIIRLSGTEEKTKKAIGYLTQNNIKVEVLSDGGVFETVDAQRHQSIS; from the coding sequence TTGATTTTATTAGAGAATATTACCAAGACCTACGGCAGTAAGGGTACTGCTGTCCATGCCCTAAAGAATGTTAACCTTCACGTGGAGCAAGGAGACATATACGGAATAATAGGTTACAGTGGTGCTGGGAAAAGCACCTTAATTAGATGTATAAATCTACTAGAATCTCCCGATGAAGGCAAGGTTACTGTAAATGGTATTGAACTCACAGCTCTTAAAGACATTGAGCTAAGGCGAAAGAGAGAGAAAATTGGAATGATATTTCAGCATTTTAATCTCATGAGCAGGCGGACTATTTTTTCTAATGTTGCTTATCCCCTAAAGGGTAAAGGCCTAACAAAAAAACAAATTGAAGAAAAGGTCATAAACCTATTAAAGCTTGTGGGTATTCAAGACAAAGCAAATGCGTACCCAGCTCAGTTAAGTGGTGGTCAAAAACAAAGGGTTGGAATAGCAAGGGCTCTTGCTAATGATCCTGATGTTTTACTTTGTGATGAAGCAACTTCTGCCTTAGATCCACAAACAACTCGATCAATTTTAAATCTTCTTAAGGATATTAACGAAAAACTCAATCTAACCATTGTACTAATTACACATCAAATGGACGTCATTAAAGAGATTTGCAACAAGGTAGCTGTTATGGAAAATGGTGAGATAGTAGAAGTTGGTGATGTCTTGAATGTGTTTTTTAGTCCTCAAGCTAAAATCACCAAGGAATTTGTGGCTTCAACAATGGGTTATGAAAGTATAGATAGCTTCCTAGAATATGATCTAGCTTCTAAGCCAGGTGAAGTTCAAAGGCTTGTTAAAATATCCTTTATGGGTAAAAAGACTAGCCAAGCTTTTATATCAAAAATCTCCATGGATTATGGAGTCTTTGCAAGTATTCTGTTTGGTAATATCGAGCATATCCAAGGCGTGCCCCTAGGTAATCTTATAATCAGGTTAAGTGGTACTGAGGAAAAAACCAAGAAGGCTATTGGATATCTCACACAAAATAATATTAAAGTGGAGGTGCTTTCAGATGGTGGAGTTTTTGAAACAGTTGATGCCCAACGTCATCAATCTATTTCCTGA
- a CDS encoding DUF3795 domain-containing protein, whose translation MIESRCGILCSECEYKEEMDCKGCVNIDKPFWGEKCPVKVCCESKELSHCGQCDNFPCELLIQFAYDKEQGDDGKRIKQCKAWQG comes from the coding sequence ATGATTGAATCAAGGTGTGGAATACTGTGTTCAGAATGTGAATATAAAGAAGAAATGGACTGTAAAGGTTGCGTAAACATTGACAAGCCTTTCTGGGGAGAGAAATGCCCTGTTAAGGTGTGCTGTGAAAGTAAAGAATTATCACACTGTGGACAGTGTGATAATTTCCCTTGTGAATTACTGATACAGTTTGCCTATGATAAAGAACAAGGGGATGATGGTAAGAGGATAAAACAATGTAAGGCATGGCAAGGGTAA
- a CDS encoding ECF transporter S component — protein MKKDTIFITRTGLLLALALVFQLGFRLFAQPVVGPMVNFVLIFSAIYVGTLSGVIIGALTPLIAFMVGIMPLFPVVPFVMIGNALLVIVFNYIRQKIRLNTNYVAVVVGALVKYGFLAISARYMVGLFIPVVPPPLVASLSLPQLYTALVGGGLAVVVAEVVGKALVKEPVQN, from the coding sequence TTGAAGAAAGATACTATATTTATTACAAGAACTGGCTTACTACTTGCTTTGGCATTGGTATTTCAACTGGGATTTAGACTTTTTGCCCAGCCTGTTGTTGGTCCAATGGTAAACTTTGTGCTAATATTTAGTGCTATTTACGTAGGGACATTATCAGGCGTGATCATTGGGGCATTAACTCCACTGATAGCATTTATGGTTGGTATAATGCCACTTTTCCCCGTGGTGCCATTTGTAATGATAGGAAATGCCTTGCTAGTAATTGTATTTAATTACATTAGACAAAAGATAAGATTAAACACAAACTATGTAGCTGTTGTAGTAGGGGCATTAGTGAAGTATGGATTTTTGGCCATATCCGCACGCTATATGGTAGGTCTATTTATTCCAGTAGTCCCGCCACCATTGGTAGCATCTTTGTCCCTACCACAGCTATACACAGCACTTGTAGGTGGAGGGCTGGCAGTTGTAGTAGCAGAAGTGGTGGGAAAAGCTTTAGTTAAAGAACCGGTACAAAATTAA